A genomic stretch from Arachis stenosperma cultivar V10309 chromosome 3, arast.V10309.gnm1.PFL2, whole genome shotgun sequence includes:
- the LOC130969157 gene encoding F-box protein At1g67340: MRTRRGLCYSAPGVVTRMCSVGVGKRKNNKLQHNVSEDSNIFSLRKRHKRLPEKAAGECDFFESLPDDLVISIFCKLSSSATSPSDFVNVLITCRRLNSLGLHSLVLSKASPRTFSIRAKNWCDSAHRFLKQCADAGNVEACYTLGMIRFYCLQNRGSGASLMAKAAMNSHARALYSLAVIQFNGSGGTKNDKDLRAGVALCARAAFLGHVDALRELGHCLQDGYGVRQNIAEGRRFLVQANARELAAVISAGSAARQWLTWNIHPLRQFAGSAAGCPLLSDFGCNVPMPEAHPASRFLSEWFAARDASAGQGLRLCSHAGCGRPETRKHEFRRCSVCGAVNYCSRACQALDWKFRHKAECTPVERWLEDDGDDVVDDGVDADAVMAVDS; this comes from the exons ATGagaacaagaagaggattgtgttATTCTGCACCTGGAGTAGTAACAAGGATGTGTTCCGTAGGGGTTGGGAAGAGAAAGAACAACAAGTTGCAGCATAATGTTTCCGAAGACTCTAATATTTTTAGCCTCAGGAAAAGGCACAAGAGGTTGCCGGAAAAGGCCGCCGGCGAATGCGATTTTTTCGAGTCTTTGCCGGACGACCTTGTAATCTCTATCTTCTGCAAGCTTAGCTCCTCCGCTACTTCCCCTTCCGATTTTGTCAATGTTTTAATCAC ATGCAGGAGATTAAACAGTTTAGGTCTCCATTCTCTTGTGTTATCGAAAGCATCTCCGAGGACTTTCTCTATTAGAGCAAAGAACTGGTGCGATTCGGCGCACCGGTTCCTCAAACAGTGTGCAGATGCAGGAAATGTTGAAGCATGCTATACTCTAGGCATG ATTCGGTTCTACTGTTTGCAGAACAGAGGGAGCGGGGCTTCACTCATGGCCAAGGCAGCCATGAACTCTCACGCGCGAGCTCTCTATTCGCTCGCCGTTATACAGTTCAACGGTAGCGGAGGCACCAAGAATGACAAGGACCTCCGTGCCGGAGTTGCCTTGTGCGCACGCGCCGCCTTCCTCGGCCACGTCGACGCGCTGCGGGAGCTAGGCCACTGCCTTCAGGATGGATACGGCGTTCGCCAGAACATCGCGGAGGGGAGGCGCTTCCTTGTTCAGGCCAACGCCAGGGAACTCGCCGCCGTGATCTCCGCCGGATCTGCTGCGCGCCAGTGGCTGACATGGAACATCCACCCGCTCCGCCAGTTCGCCGGGTCAGCGGCAGGTTGCCCGCTGCTGAGCGACTTCGGGTGCAATGTTCCGATGCCGGAGGCACATCCGGCGAGCAGGTTCCTGTCGGAATGGTTCGCGGCTCGGGACGCGTCTGCCGGTCAGGGACTGAGGTTGTGCTCTCATGCCGGTTGCGGTCGGCCAGAGACGAGGAAGCACGAGTTTCGAAGGTGCTCGGTGTGTGGCGCGGTGAACTATTGTTCACGCGCCTGCCAGGCGCTTGATTGGAAGTTTCGGCACAAGGCGGAGTGCACCCCCGTGGAGCGGTGGCTCGAGGACGACGGAGATGACGTCGTTGATGACGGCGTAGACGCTGACGCCGTGATGGCGGTGGATAGTtag